The following nucleotide sequence is from Glycine max cultivar Williams 82 chromosome 9, Glycine_max_v4.0, whole genome shotgun sequence.
AACAAGGATAGGAATTAAATTCACCGTAATTGGTATATAAAGGACGATGCTGTAAGGTACTGGCCTGAAATTTGGACCATGTAAATAACCCAACTAAGATACAAAATGTCTTTACATAGCAATTTAGTTTAGATATTTGCCAGATTTTGAGCCAAACCAAGGTGATTGAATTCAAATACGGTTGATGGACTCTggttaaattttggtttaattGTAACGTTGTCTGTCACGTTATATCTCTGTTAGTTTTTGTATATCATTTTAAGGTTCAATAGGTTTATAGAATTGAGTTCATAGAATGATGACACGtggtaattatattatttattaatagttaatatttaattttagggATGGAGActcaaataatcatattaaaaaataaaaagttaaattggTGAATTAAATAACTAGACCAATTTAATAAATAgggatgaatattttttttttttgcaattaagcCTAAATTTTTGTAAGTTTTGTTTGGTTTATTGTTTACACTTTACGAGGCAAGTCAGACGTCAATGTCAATCTCAGCATCAGCATTTAACGTCGTACCCGTTGAGTTTGTTTggaattattttctctttaattaagaaaaaaaagaacatgaCACATTAAGATAAGTTAATTaatcactttttaattttattatttaattgaaagtgatatttttaacaTCACTTGGAATCAAGGTTATGAAAATTTCATcatcattaaaattcaaaattagtatgaagaatattttaatgataaagtTAGTTGAATTTTCTtgtatttaagataaaaaaacagttttttttcttcttaaaattaagattaaaggAAGTATCTTTTatgaaaattgattaaaataattagcagtattaaaattgttaatttataatattttgtcaaaattatacTTAAAGTTACTCAGATTAATCTCTTTTTTACTTCCATGGCTTATTTACCtaattaataaatgttattctttttattttatttttttaatcaatgttatatattataaaataatttaattttttaatatataaaaaaataatatttgagtaaaaaaataattaataaaaaaacttactaaattttttttaaaaaagagaagattaattatatactaactgtctaaaaacttttatatcattattcaattataacttattatttatgataaaatttatgatttttttattttaaaagttatattaataataatttgtaattgaataagagtaaatttattatatatcgtcaatataattattaaagtcaacaaaataatttaaaaaattatatttaagaaggAATAACTTAGTTGAtgagaaataatgttttttttatggtgaaagtaaaatattttttcttatatttagaaGGAATAACTTGatgaaaattaatgattttttgatggtgaaagtaaaatattttttaataatattataatgatattttattttactctcatttttttaaaatgtagtatttttttagaattaaataatgttttggTCTTTCAACTATTAATTAGCCTTACGAATAAGGATATCTGATGACGATTGTGCTTATACggactaaattaaaaatttaccacATATATGAACTAAATTACGAATGCGTAAGAAGATTAATAACGGAAAAGTAGGatcttaattgaaaattatgtaCAAGgactaaattatatgtttaatttttaattgtattattaatttataattttctttcctcATACACACTAAgtcgagttttttttttgttgctttccATACGTAGTTAAATTGAATTAAGGATAAGTAATAATTACATACATATTTTAATACTAAGTACTACTTCCTAATAATTAGTAGTAACGTTTAAGGTTTATATGTATGAATTAAAGAGTATTTATTAgatgtaaaatattatatttaaactaaaatattcttatttaatatcttaattttttattcttagatTACAAAAAAGCAAAGGATAAAAATAGAGAATATCTCTTAAAATTACTCTCTATATATgtgaactaatattttttttttacttatcgtcattatatattatagataaatattaaaaattaacaaacatttTACATACATAAATCCAAATGACAAACTActccattaaaaaaaaggtatgATAACATAGTTAAGCACAACTACCATCTCTTCATAGAACTAGCTTAAAGTAAACAAATCCATATCAACTTATTTGCATAAAACAAATTTTCACGATATAAACCATATATCAAATTGAAACACTTTTTTCGCTCAAAGCAAGTTATTCTCTACAAGTACAATTAAGAAATTCTATCCCATTAAGGAATTGTATCCTCTCTATCAATATGTTTAAAGAATCCAAACAATTGTGTAGAATGTTATTGGtgtcaaattgaaaaaatttaataatcacCCATAACAAAAGTGGATACTGTTTGAAGTAAATGAAAACCTCCTATACaaacaaagaagagaaaaaaaaacttgagaaaAATCCAGCGATGGAAACAAACACGGAggacattcattttctttcaaacaGTTCTTCAAAAcagaaaccaaaaaaattgCTAATAGAAGCCAtaatcttctcttctctttttcccCCCCTTTTGCTTAGTGAAGCCATAATCTTCaacaaaaatggaaaaagaaaaataaacctaAGAAAAATCCAACGATCAAACCTGgaggatatttttttaaacagtttCACCAAAGAAAAACAACcaaatttgacaaaaataaaatcaaaactaaTAAGCAACTGAAAAATCACTTAGAAGATTAGCAAATGCCGTCGAGCTCTCATATTCTGATCCCATCAGTGAAACCACCGAACAATGTGTTCCCATCAGCACTCCAATTCAAACTCGTGCAATAAATAACATCCTCTGAAATAATGTGaaagtaaatatatatcaaGTTAACATGCATATTTGTTGAAAGTCTCATgcgaatccaaaaaaaaaaatatattaaagtctCACATAGACTAAAATAATGTCGGggcaaataaattatataagtataatttttatcttaaaattcaattttataagattaaattaaacttaaactcatttttttaaaatattaattcgaAATATCTGttttttaaagtgaaaataTCTTCCTATATCAGACAGCATGAATCATCACATCCCTATTATAATCCATAAAACGACACCCTTTATCTCCCAAACACAATATCACTGTCTACTCTAATTGAATATCATTAACCTGAAAAAATAGACCCATCAACCCATCATGTCTCAAAAAGACTATTTGCCTTCCAAAACCTCAAGAGTCATCGCTAacgtaaaaaacaaaaaaaaaagaaaagaaatagtaaCCGAAAAAGAACGCATGCATAGATTTAATTGGAAATTAAACGAAATGAGTTATCAATTTAGTGCTTTAAAGAGGTAATATACGTTAGTTTTATCCTTGTGAAAGATTTCATCTATACAAATTAATCCATTGACAGTTTAGAGTGTGTTTtggattattagtttttttatgggATTTTGAATTATAGTCAATAAACCATGGTTTGGCTAAAAACATTTTACATTCTcattcaacaaatttatcatataatattttcttcatattttctatcatattacatatctcataattaattatcacTTCTCTCTCTGTTTTTACATTCGTCTCtctatttctttcttccctCCACTATAGGATGGTGtcaaagtttataatttttcttattttacttctttatcttcatttttttaggcttttattattttacttctttCATCTCATGCatgcaaagaaattttaaacaaattatttttttagtttcccaTGCATATTTTAGAAGTAATGATTTTAAAACAAGATCAGACtctaaatacatatttaaaaggGTGCGAGGAGATCACAACCAATATAAAAGTGACATCAAATATACTAAAATGATGCACAAGCTAAAACAATATGCATCCAAAAAATGTGGATCCTTGGAACACAATGTGAAAGCAAACATACTAAGTGTTAAAACAAGATAATCACTAAGGTTGACTTAATAGTAAGAaatgagtaataaaaaaatatttatttattctcttaCAATTtgcttctattttattttttccctctCTAATCTCTATCTTTTTAGACATCACATGTCATATATATCATTTCCTctttacttttttccttttctctctatCTTGGATAAATAGTTTAGTCTCCCAACTATACATTTGCAAACAATTCAGCCCATGCATTTTTAAATGactattttaattcataaatatataaatgttgtGATAGATTATTCGAATGTTAAACATATTGATAATTTGATTCATAAAATATGACAGTTACTTTTCGATTAATCTTGAAATTATTCTATTTACTAACAAATTAGTTCACGTATGACATACATAACTTATGATGAAAGATTggattaatttatcataatatttaCACATTTATGTactaaattgataatttaaaaaatataaaggccAAATTGTGAGGCAATGAATAATTCAGGAACTAAATAGACTGCTTACCACTCTATCTCTCTCCTTTGTCCAGCTCAATAATTCATCCCAAAATGAGATGGCCGGATGTTTAACatttctagtaaaaaaaattaggtaatGTGCATGAAATCATAAAATCTAACCTCTAACTACACTTAGTACAaccattgtaaaaaaaaaaaaaaaacacgccTATCCCTTTCCATTGGAACAACTTCAGTCAATAATCTCAAACTAATTAGTCATTACTACcaccaaagaaaataaatagaaaaacacCAACCTTGTTATCAGTAGTGCTGCCATTCCAATCGTCATCAGTGTTGAGAGAAACCTTTAAATCTTTGACAATCTCCTTAGTCTCCAAATACCAAATCCTTATACTCTCATGTGTGGCAGcacacaaccaaaactcattgcGACAAAAAACACAACGCATGAACAACATAACAAGTCTCAAACTCACAAAGCTTCTTCCCATTATCCATACCCCACACCAACACCAACCCATCTTTTCCACCACTAGCGATCAACGTGGCGTCCGGCACCACCGCCACCGCCACCACTTCCACGTGGCCCTCGTGCCCagagataaaataatgatatataatataagataaatataGTAGGATaatgcataaattaaaatttaaaatttataacaaattgattgattaaacAATTAAATACTTCATGTGTGTTCATTGGAGAGGGATTAAATTAATGATATCAGTGTACCTCTCTAAAGAAGTTACACCAAATTCaaatcattaatatataattatcttactgtttataatattttaataaatagaataattttatcAGACattcaattaatcaattaactttaataaatttattaaatcatttaattttatttaattgattgtTTGGCTGATTAACTTTCTACttagtttaatttattgtttgattggtactataaaagaaaatttctttgactattttaaataacattttcaaaatgcttttttttataaaagatttttacaacaatgttagtgaattttttttgtttggttttgcTATATAATTTTGTGCATCAACCTTTTTGttgcatataattaaattcgtttttagttttttttttagaatatacatgtttgtgtaatcagttaaatattaacataataataataattaaatgacagttaaatatttttaataaattattcgGTACAAAATTGATCAAAAAAACGAAAACcaaatgaattattaattatctgcctataaatttatttttaattaaatatgttttagatattattatttaaatttgttgtaCGACTTTAAGATGTTATTTGATCTCTCTCcattttcattcatttaattaaaaaaaacagattaCAATAGATATaatagatgaaaatataaaatttaatccctaaaaatataaaaaagtataataaatttatgtgaTTATCAACTCGCGTTCGTTATCATTAAACAGTTACATACATGACATAGAGGatcaaatttatcataaaattaattgttaacgTGGTGATACTCACtatattatacaaaaatattagtaattaaacctaaatgTCAATAGCTTCGGAAGAGAgattttttaaggaaataataatactaataattaagaGCTGAAATTTATCTTGAAAGAAAATTGCATGTGAAAGATCTTTACACAATTTCAGTATCTATTGGATAAAAGAAAATTGCATGTGAAAGAGATCTTTACATAATTTCAGTATCTATTGGATACTTGCATTCGTGGTGTCAGAGATTAATGGCGAGATCAAAATATCTTCAACGCAATTATCTTGTTTTGTGATCAGATGAGCCAAAGAGGCTGACATAGTTTCACATTCACATGCTACGCAAGTAGGATGACAAGGAACTCACATTGCTAGGTCTTGTCTAACACAGcaatgtataaataaaattcaaatgaaaaaaaggagAGGAGTATACTCACACATGTTATAGATATTTTGGTTAACTATcatattagtataaaatatttattgttttttaatgattaatttctgttaaaaaattattaatcatctttagtaaaatatttatatttaatcacATATTTTTCAAGCATAAAATTCCAGCTTGATATCTTATTAAAGACTTAAAGAGTTACATTACtacttacaattaaaaaatgtttataaatgTTCTAGAGTATGAAGCACAGACAACAAAACAAAAGGTCAAAAGATGATGAACAAACATGATAAGGTTCACCTTAAAGGTAAAATACACAGATGGCTAATCCAGTGCTAACTTTACCATTGCATAGAATGATATATGCATGTCAAGATGTTTCAGCTGTAGATATACCTCTAATTTACAAACTACAACACATGTAAGTCTGCATGATATTTTGAAGGGAATGTGAACTTTCATATGACTTTGGCCTTTCTATAATTCAAGTCAGGAACCTTGCTAGCATGAAGCCTTTGGTACCAAGACAACAAAGCTTCATTCAGATACATCTGCAGGTTAGGCCTCAAAGCCACAATCTGCAACAAACCCGACCCCAACAAGCACCACTTCCTAAAACTACCAAAATCAGAAGGCAAGAACCCCACATTCTCCACCAATTTCTCGGCATTACCGAATCCACTCTTTGCCACACCATTTCCCTTATTTACAAATATCTCAGCCAAAAGGGGTGGTCCACAACAAAGCAACAAATATAACAAGCATCTGGTTTGCATAAAGAATCGCACGAGTAAACCACCCACAAGTTATCATCGACAAATTGCAACGAATTTGATCATTCCCAAGCCAAAAGCAACGTGCACTTCTAGAAGCAGGGATGAACAAAATCCCAGAAAGGCAACCCATCAATGCAGCAACGAAAACCCTCCAAAACCCATCAAACTGAACCCCAAAACGAAACTCCAAAACCAAAGCCACACCCTCAGGAACAAACAAAAGCCCTAAAAAAAGAAGCAACGGAAGTGtgcaagaagaagaacaagagcCAACATTCGGTGTGGTGGTCATCGTCGTTCACTGTGATGATCGTTGTCGGGAACACAAAGCGTTAAAAAAGAAAGCACCTTGGGGAAGGAAGCACAAAATGAAAGTGTGCGAGAAGAAGAACAAGAGCCAACGCTGGAGAAGAAACACTAGAAGAAGAACAAGAGGCGTAAGGTGCTCAAggatgaatttttatttgaaattataaatatcgcaaatatctctattttatGAATGTTGAAGGATCAAGAGTAAAATATTACATGACAAATATATATGTTCCTATGTACGATTAGTGatacttatttttaatgataaattcgTCTTATGTAGGCAACTCATTTGTCAcacatttaatacttttttgacTAAATTTTTGTATTTCCATTTGTAGGAACATTTTTGTTAACAAATTACAAAAATGGAAAATggttttttacacttttttgtttcttttattcccTCACGTTCAATATTCATTGACTTGTGGTACCACTTACCTAGTAGCACAGAAGAAGGTAACTTACGAAGACAGGTGCAGAGGTCTTCGTCTTCCGAGGAACACTGCGTGGCCACACCGACACTGTCACCGCAATAGCCACCCCGACGACGACGGCATCATCGTGAGTTCCTCACGCGACAATTCCTTAATCGTGTGGCGCCTCACTAAGGGGGACTCAAACTCTTACGGTGTTCTCCACCGCAGGCTAACCGGCCACTCTCACTTTGTCAGCGACGTCGCTTTATCCTCCGACGCCGATTTCGCTGTCTCCGGCTCTGGGACATCTCCACCGGTGCCACCATGCGCCGTTTAATCGGACATGCCAAGGACGTTCTCTCCGTCGCGCTCGTGAACGACAGTGTTATCGTTTCTGGCTCACGTGACCACACCATCAAGGTGTGGAACACGTGCGGCACGTGCATGTCGATGGTGGATAACGGTGGCGGTGACAGTCCCACGGATTGGGTTTCATGCGTGCGGTTCATCCCGGACGCGGCGGCGGCACTGAGGGTGATGTCAGCGTCGTGGGACGGAAGCGTTAGGGTTTGGGACGTGGACGAGACGAGGACGTGGATGTGGACGGCGGCGGTGGCACCGGGCGCGTCGTTGGCGGCGAGTGGGGGGAAGGATGGGGTGGTGCAGCTGTGGGACATGGCGGGTGGGGTGAAGATTTATGAGTTTGAGGTTTGTTCGGTTGTGCATGCATATGGGCTGTGTATTTGTCCCAACAGGTATTGGATGTGTATTGTCACAGATGAGAGAATTAGGGTTTGGGATTTGGAGAGCAAGGACATTATAAAGGATTTGAATGTCATTCATAACAACAAGGACAACAATTATATTAATGGTGGGACTGAGATTACTACCGACAAACAGGTTGGTCTTTAACTTTTcgtctttataaaaaaaattaataaccctCTCTTACATGTCATGTAGAAGTTACAAGAATAATTATCAAACTGCTTAAtttcttatgtatttttttggCTAGACAGTAATGATTCCATATCtaatgtaaattttataaattttttttattagttgaaaaatttgtttaaccgtttgataaataatttttttataataattttttagcagctttaatattttggttaaaatattattttaagtagtattttttaaaatgctagtttctagattttttatatttttttatttatgatatatttatttatttttcttattacttttaaaaaaattatgattttattatttttttatcattttatattttttagctaCTTTAACATTACCaaacact
It contains:
- the LOC100791022 gene encoding receptor for activated C kinase 1A-like; amino-acid sequence: MVDNGGGDSPTDWVSCVRFIPDAAAALRVMSASWDGSVRVWDVDETRTWMWTAAVAPGASLAASGGKDGVVQLWDMAGGVKIYEFEVCSVVHAYGLCICPNRYWMCIVTDERIRVWDLESKDIIKDLNVIHNNKDNNYINGGTEITTDKQVGL